A window from Luteibacter flocculans encodes these proteins:
- a CDS encoding NAD(P)H-hydrate dehydratase — protein MTAHDLAVDLFTSAQSRAIDQRAMRELGIPGFELMTRAASAAYAMLRRRWPASRRVRVVCGGGNNGGDGYLVARDALADGLAVDLIALDPPKGDDARRARQAFEALGGVAKPLSAWGGLAPADMMVDAIYGTGLNRAPEGEAREAIEAINAARAPVLALDVPSGLSADTGACPGVVVRATATATFIVRKRGLYTHQAEVAGDVELHTLDLPASVLEAPDARLLVAESLPPRALDSHKGSNGHVLAIGGDHGTGGAIRMAAEAALRTGAGLVSVATRDQNVLAMNAARPELMPHGVDGPQTLQPMLDKASVLALGPGLGQAAWGHALWTTALDADKPTVLDADGLNLLHSEPRALPTKTVLTPHPGEAARLLGMSTADVQADRFAAARALAARFHATVVLKGNGSLIASAEGEVSVCPWGNPGMASGGMGDTLTGIIAGLLAQGCEPYHAACLGVGLHARAADVAAQDGQRGLLAGDLLIPLRHLVNGVDA, from the coding sequence ATGACCGCTCACGATCTCGCCGTCGACCTCTTCACGTCCGCGCAATCGCGCGCCATCGACCAGCGCGCCATGCGCGAACTGGGCATTCCCGGCTTCGAATTGATGACACGTGCGGCATCCGCCGCGTACGCCATGCTGCGCCGACGCTGGCCGGCGTCTCGCCGCGTGCGCGTCGTCTGCGGCGGCGGAAACAACGGTGGCGACGGTTACCTCGTCGCGCGCGATGCGCTTGCCGATGGCCTCGCCGTGGATCTCATTGCGCTGGACCCGCCGAAAGGCGACGACGCGCGCCGCGCGCGGCAGGCATTCGAGGCGCTCGGGGGTGTCGCCAAACCTCTTTCTGCCTGGGGCGGTCTCGCGCCTGCCGACATGATGGTCGACGCCATCTACGGCACCGGCCTCAATCGAGCGCCCGAAGGTGAGGCGCGGGAGGCCATCGAGGCGATCAATGCCGCGCGAGCCCCGGTATTGGCCCTGGATGTCCCGTCCGGCCTTTCGGCCGACACGGGTGCCTGTCCGGGCGTGGTCGTGCGCGCCACGGCCACGGCGACCTTCATCGTCCGCAAGCGCGGGCTGTACACGCACCAAGCCGAAGTGGCCGGCGACGTCGAATTGCATACGCTCGATCTGCCGGCCTCGGTCCTGGAGGCGCCCGACGCCCGCCTGCTGGTGGCCGAGAGCCTTCCGCCGCGGGCGCTGGACTCGCACAAGGGCAGCAACGGCCACGTCCTCGCGATCGGCGGCGACCACGGTACGGGCGGCGCGATCCGCATGGCGGCCGAAGCGGCACTGCGCACGGGGGCGGGTCTCGTCAGCGTCGCAACGCGCGACCAGAACGTCCTGGCGATGAATGCGGCGCGGCCCGAACTCATGCCCCACGGCGTGGACGGCCCGCAGACGCTGCAGCCGATGCTCGACAAGGCGTCCGTGCTGGCGCTCGGCCCCGGCCTGGGGCAAGCCGCATGGGGTCATGCCCTGTGGACGACCGCGCTGGACGCTGACAAGCCGACGGTACTCGATGCCGACGGCCTCAACCTCCTGCATAGCGAACCGCGTGCGCTGCCCACCAAGACGGTGCTCACCCCGCATCCGGGGGAGGCGGCCCGTCTGCTCGGTATGTCCACGGCCGACGTGCAAGCCGATCGCTTTGCCGCGGCGCGCGCGCTGGCTGCGCGCTTCCACGCCACGGTCGTGCTCAAGGGCAACGGCAGCCTGATCGCTTCCGCAGAAGGCGAGGTGTCGGTCTGTCCGTGGGGCAACCCCGGTATGGCCAGTGGCGGCATGGGCGACACGCTCACGGGAATCATCGCGGGCCTGCTCGCACAGGGATGCGAGCCCTACCACGCGGCTTGCCTCGGCGTGGGGCTCCACGCACGCGCGGCAGACGTCGCCGCGCAGGACGGGCAGCGCGGCTTGCTGGCGGGCGATCTGCTGATCCCGTTGCGCCATCTCGTCAACGGAGTAGACGCATGA
- the tsaE gene encoding tRNA (adenosine(37)-N6)-threonylcarbamoyltransferase complex ATPase subunit type 1 TsaE, translating to MSGGDDRYLADEEATLALGQQFAAALDGGLVMHLHGDLGAGKTTFARAFLRALGVGERVKSPTYSLIEGYDIGGRRAFHLDLYRIADPGELEWLGLDSLAEPGAIVLVEWPERGAGALPPVDLALHFRHEGTARAVRVEPVSEAGQRFSERLQGNR from the coding sequence ATGAGCGGGGGGGACGACCGTTACCTGGCGGACGAGGAAGCCACGCTCGCGCTTGGCCAGCAGTTCGCTGCTGCGCTGGATGGCGGGCTGGTCATGCACCTGCACGGCGACCTCGGTGCGGGCAAGACCACCTTTGCACGCGCCTTCCTGCGCGCGCTTGGCGTCGGCGAGCGGGTGAAAAGCCCGACATACAGCCTGATCGAGGGCTACGACATCGGTGGGCGCCGCGCTTTCCATCTGGATCTCTACCGCATTGCGGACCCCGGCGAACTCGAGTGGTTGGGCTTGGACAGCCTGGCCGAACCCGGCGCCATCGTGCTGGTGGAGTGGCCCGAGCGCGGTGCAGGAGCGTTGCCGCCAGTGGACCTCGCCCTGCATTTCCGCCACGAAGGCACCGCTCGTGCCGTGCGGGTGGAGCCTGTGTCGGAGGCTGGGCAGCGGTTTAGCGAACGCCTGCAAGGCAACCGATAA